In the Flavobacterium sp. J372 genome, one interval contains:
- a CDS encoding tetratricopeptide repeat protein, producing MRRLNRFLFLSLTLGTITTYAQQSAIYTHELKDFEKAVMLYNDKQYQAAQILFEKTKNISQDMEVQADCAYYIANTAIRLNQMNADALMEDFVADYPTSPKQNQAFIEVAGYYFDQGKYAQALKWYDKVEESSMGQAERERYNFQKGYSYFNANDKKQAEKYLNKVVNSKTYGSQAKYYLGFLAYESDNYKTANQYFEQVEDQDKYKEKMSYFQADMNFKLGNFQKAIDLGTPQLAKSDANEKSELHKIIGESYFNLKQYDKAIPHLKEYRGKKGKWNNTDFYQLGYAYYKQGDYENAIAEFNKIIGGNDFVAQNAYYHLGESYLKTGKKQQALNAFKTASEMEFEAKIQEDAYYNYAKLSYEIGNPYQSVPEVLKGFTDKYPATPFKQEIQNLLINSYITSKNYKEALTLLEKDRSPENRKAYQKVAFYRGMELYTDGNYQQALALFKKSIAEQRDAKFTARATFWKGETEYTLDQFSEALLSFKQYMGYAEAKDTPEYKNADYNLAYTYFKLKEYSQAATHFAAYTTSAAAKGDKVRLNDAYLRLGDSNFVTGKYWPAMDAYNKAIEMKGIDSDYALFQKGISYGFVGRNDKKIEDLTKFVNTYPKSKYADDALFELAGTYVTEKNINKALSTYDDLIEDYKTSSYVSKAMMRQALIYYNAEQDAKALAKFKQVVAQFPNTPEAMEAVNTSRQIYVDSGNTDEYAAWVKTLNFVDVSDADLDNTSFEAAEKQYLQNNTKQAISALSSYVSKFPNGISSLKANFYLAQSYYAEGLETNTIPHYEFVISKPRNEFTEQALARLSQVHLKKNDYSKAIPVLKRLETEADFPQNVTFAQSNLMKAYYEGADYPNAVVYADKVLANTKADDRTKSDAQVIVARSAIKSNNEERARAAYTKLQAIAKGELAAEALYYDAYFKNKDGKFDASNTAVQKLSKDYSGYKYFAAKGLVVMAKNFYGLKDSFQATYILESVIKNFTAYPDVVQEAQTVLDGIKTEEAKRNSSVQN from the coding sequence ATGCGCAGACTGAACAGGTTTCTATTCCTCTCGCTCACGCTCGGCACCATCACCACATATGCCCAGCAGTCAGCAATTTACACACATGAGCTTAAAGACTTTGAAAAGGCCGTAATGCTTTACAATGATAAGCAATACCAGGCGGCGCAGATACTTTTCGAAAAGACTAAAAACATAAGTCAGGATATGGAAGTGCAGGCCGACTGTGCTTACTACATAGCCAATACGGCCATCCGCCTGAACCAGATGAACGCGGATGCGCTGATGGAAGACTTCGTGGCAGACTACCCGACAAGCCCTAAACAAAACCAGGCTTTTATTGAAGTGGCAGGATATTACTTTGACCAGGGCAAATATGCTCAGGCGCTGAAGTGGTATGACAAGGTTGAGGAAAGCAGCATGGGCCAGGCCGAGAGGGAGCGCTATAACTTCCAGAAAGGGTATAGTTACTTCAATGCGAATGACAAAAAGCAGGCAGAGAAATACCTGAACAAAGTAGTAAATTCGAAAACTTACGGTTCTCAGGCAAAGTATTATCTGGGCTTCCTTGCTTATGAAAGCGATAACTACAAAACCGCAAACCAGTACTTTGAGCAGGTAGAAGACCAGGATAAGTATAAAGAAAAGATGTCTTACTTCCAGGCGGATATGAACTTTAAGCTGGGTAATTTCCAGAAAGCGATAGACCTCGGCACACCACAGCTGGCTAAGAGTGATGCCAACGAAAAATCAGAACTTCACAAGATAATCGGGGAGAGCTATTTCAACCTGAAACAGTATGATAAAGCCATACCGCACCTTAAAGAATACAGAGGTAAAAAAGGCAAGTGGAACAATACTGACTTTTACCAACTTGGCTACGCGTATTACAAACAGGGTGATTATGAAAATGCCATAGCTGAGTTCAATAAAATTATCGGCGGTAATGACTTCGTGGCACAGAATGCCTATTATCATCTTGGTGAAAGCTACCTCAAAACCGGTAAAAAACAGCAGGCGCTCAACGCGTTCAAAACAGCAAGCGAGATGGAGTTTGAAGCCAAAATTCAGGAAGATGCTTACTATAACTACGCCAAGCTAAGCTACGAAATTGGCAACCCATACCAAAGTGTGCCTGAAGTGCTAAAAGGTTTTACCGATAAATACCCTGCAACACCATTTAAGCAGGAAATACAAAACCTGCTCATCAATTCTTACATCACCTCTAAAAACTATAAAGAGGCACTAACATTGCTGGAGAAAGACAGGTCGCCGGAGAACCGCAAGGCATACCAGAAAGTAGCTTTCTATCGCGGTATGGAACTTTATACGGATGGAAATTATCAGCAGGCGCTGGCACTTTTCAAAAAGTCTATTGCTGAGCAGCGTGATGCTAAATTTACCGCAAGGGCAACCTTTTGGAAAGGGGAGACAGAGTATACGCTGGATCAGTTCAGTGAGGCATTGTTAAGCTTTAAGCAGTATATGGGTTATGCTGAAGCAAAAGATACGCCTGAATATAAGAACGCCGATTACAACCTTGCCTATACTTATTTTAAGCTGAAAGAATATAGCCAGGCCGCAACGCATTTTGCAGCATATACTACATCGGCAGCAGCAAAAGGAGATAAAGTAAGGCTGAACGATGCTTACCTGCGCCTTGGTGACAGTAATTTCGTTACGGGCAAGTACTGGCCTGCTATGGATGCGTACAATAAAGCTATCGAAATGAAGGGTATAGATTCAGACTATGCGCTGTTCCAGAAAGGCATAAGCTATGGCTTCGTTGGCCGTAATGATAAAAAGATTGAAGACCTTACCAAGTTTGTAAACACTTACCCAAAATCTAAGTATGCTGATGATGCACTGTTTGAACTTGCCGGGACATACGTAACTGAAAAAAACATCAACAAAGCGCTGTCTACCTATGACGACCTTATAGAAGATTATAAAACAAGCTCATACGTATCTAAAGCGATGATGAGGCAGGCGCTTATATATTACAACGCTGAGCAGGATGCCAAAGCTTTAGCGAAGTTCAAACAGGTGGTGGCACAGTTCCCGAATACGCCTGAAGCAATGGAGGCGGTAAATACATCACGCCAGATATATGTAGATAGTGGCAATACCGACGAGTATGCGGCATGGGTTAAAACGTTAAATTTCGTTGATGTAAGCGATGCCGACCTTGACAATACATCTTTTGAGGCAGCAGAGAAGCAATACCTGCAAAACAATACCAAGCAGGCTATCTCTGCACTTAGCAGTTATGTGAGCAAATTCCCGAACGGAATATCATCGCTTAAGGCTAACTTTTACCTCGCGCAGAGTTATTACGCTGAGGGGCTGGAGACAAACACAATTCCGCATTATGAGTTTGTAATAAGCAAACCGCGGAATGAGTTTACAGAGCAGGCGCTGGCAAGGCTCTCTCAGGTTCATCTTAAAAAGAATGATTACTCAAAAGCCATACCTGTGCTGAAACGCCTTGAAACGGAGGCCGACTTCCCGCAGAACGTAACCTTCGCGCAGAGCAACCTCATGAAGGCGTATTATGAAGGTGCAGACTACCCTAATGCTGTAGTTTATGCTGATAAGGTATTGGCCAACACAAAAGCAGATGACAGAACTAAGAGTGATGCGCAGGTTATAGTAGCGCGTTCGGCTATAAAATCTAATAATGAAGAACGCGCACGTGCAGCATATACTAAGCTTCAAGCTATTGCAAAAGGCGAGCTGGCAGCTGAAGCGCTGTACTATGATGCTTACTTCAAAAATAAGGACGGAAAATTTGATGCTTCAAATACAGCTGTGCAAAAGCTGTCAAAAGACTATTCAGGCTATAAGTATTTTGCTGCCAAAGGCCTTGTAGTAATGGCTAAGAACTTCTATGGGCTTAAAGACAGTTTCCAGGCAACGTATATCCTAGAAAGCGTTATCAAAAACTTCACCGCGTATCCTGATGTTGTTCAGGAAGCCCAAACGGTTCTTGACGGGATTAAAACCGAAGAAGCCAAACGTAATTCATCTGTTCAAAACTAA
- a CDS encoding glycosyltransferase family 2 protein, with protein MAPYISILIPLYNKERYIANTIKSVLAQTFTDFEVIVVDDGSTDSSAEIAASFKDKRLRYFKKENEGVSAARNFAMQLAQGDYYAFLDADDIWKPYHLERIAEAIKQFRNLKVFASLIEAENSKGVYMPVYSNLKNEAIFETDYFTASFARSILSGSTTVIHKSIPETIGVFDTSLKTFEDIDYWIRIGLKYNVCVVNKITARHVFVPESLSHKKFTMADATYFEKFADAEQKNTDVKKMIDINRYSLALRCKMAGDNIGYKKLTSLISPDSLTWKQKIILKLPGTVLALLQKVKQYAAVKF; from the coding sequence ATGGCGCCTTATATCTCGATACTTATCCCGCTGTATAATAAGGAACGCTATATTGCCAATACTATCAAAAGCGTATTGGCGCAAACATTTACTGATTTTGAGGTAATTGTTGTGGATGACGGATCTACAGACAGTAGCGCGGAAATTGCTGCTTCATTCAAAGATAAACGATTAAGGTATTTTAAAAAAGAAAATGAAGGAGTATCTGCTGCGCGCAATTTTGCTATGCAGCTTGCGCAGGGTGACTATTATGCATTTTTAGACGCTGATGATATCTGGAAACCTTACCATCTCGAGCGTATAGCTGAAGCCATAAAGCAATTTCGCAATCTTAAAGTGTTTGCATCACTGATAGAAGCTGAAAACAGCAAAGGCGTTTATATGCCTGTATATTCTAATCTTAAGAATGAAGCTATTTTTGAAACAGATTACTTCACTGCAAGCTTTGCCCGCTCTATACTCTCGGGGTCAACAACTGTAATCCATAAAAGTATACCGGAAACTATCGGCGTTTTCGATACGTCATTAAAAACTTTTGAAGATATTGATTACTGGATACGAATAGGCTTAAAATACAATGTATGCGTAGTTAATAAAATAACTGCACGGCATGTATTTGTCCCCGAAAGCCTTTCTCACAAGAAGTTCACCATGGCAGATGCTACTTATTTTGAGAAGTTTGCTGATGCCGAACAAAAGAATACCGATGTCAAAAAAATGATCGACATTAATCGCTATTCGCTGGCACTGCGCTGTAAAATGGCAGGAGATAACATAGGCTATAAAAAACTAACATCACTTATAAGCCCTGATAGCCTGACGTGGAAACAAAAAATTATCTTGAAACTGCCGGGAACTGTGCTTGCTTTATTACAAAAAGTAAAGCAGTATGCAGCGGTTAAATTTTAG
- a CDS encoding glycosyltransferase family A protein, with translation MQQISPENIQILVATMHRDSLSFLEPMFPYSHYSNYNIIVVNQSNEKVINDNAHANVKVINTTTTGLSVSRNIALENATAKFCVITDDDVVFEEGFEQHIINAFTMFPAAGAITFQYNRQGKSNPVKSYSSRPFQHNSATIRGVSSIEMVINRGIVSAKHARFNVNFGLGAEFEVAEEFLFLKSLIDRDIAVYYYPAAIVAHKEWSSGHDHGSNRLIYARAALACKLYGSTAGLWLLKYLQFLVRKRLVPVSSVPSKFRIGMKGIKKYKSLLDEGKESRNG, from the coding sequence ATGCAGCAAATCTCACCTGAAAATATACAAATACTTGTTGCAACCATGCATCGTGATTCGCTCAGTTTTCTTGAGCCAATGTTTCCTTACAGTCATTACAGCAACTACAATATCATCGTAGTAAACCAAAGTAATGAAAAGGTGATAAATGATAATGCGCATGCAAATGTAAAGGTTATTAATACCACCACAACTGGCCTCTCAGTAAGCCGGAATATTGCACTTGAAAATGCAACCGCAAAGTTTTGTGTAATAACTGATGATGATGTTGTTTTTGAAGAAGGGTTTGAACAGCATATCATTAATGCTTTTACAATGTTTCCTGCGGCCGGAGCGATAACTTTTCAATACAACAGGCAGGGTAAATCTAATCCGGTAAAATCATACAGTTCCAGGCCATTTCAGCATAATAGCGCTACTATAAGGGGCGTAAGCTCTATAGAGATGGTTATAAACCGGGGTATAGTTTCTGCGAAACATGCCAGGTTTAATGTTAACTTTGGCCTTGGTGCAGAGTTTGAAGTTGCCGAAGAGTTTTTGTTCTTAAAAAGCCTGATTGATAGAGACATTGCAGTGTATTATTACCCTGCTGCTATTGTAGCGCATAAAGAGTGGAGCTCAGGGCATGATCATGGCAGTAACAGGCTTATTTATGCACGTGCGGCGCTTGCCTGCAAATTATATGGAAGCACGGCTGGCTTATGGCTTTTAAAATATTTACAATTCCTTGTAAGGAAACGGCTCGTGCCTGTAAGTTCTGTTCCGTCAAAATTCAGGATTGGTATGAAGGGTATAAAAAAATATAAATCATTGCTTGATGAAGGAAAAGAATCGCGAAATGGCTAA
- a CDS encoding TonB-dependent receptor, whose translation MNIKPQYKIAFIIALAGLQGAFAQKKDENLGTEVVNVVQTYTPTISDAFKVKETPVIEDEDNSQKEEIQYNIFSFPVASTFTPAKGKAAAVDKAAREKLYNNYATLGVGNYGTVNAELFITENLSRTDYVGGMLRHLSSQGGIDAAVLDDKYYNTAIDLTYGSRQSAYSWNADLGYQNKVYNWYGLPEEYIVGVSGEDINAIDPQQTYHSLYVGGKIAAEKSFFHDASAQYKRFWDAYGSAENRFFVKPSLDIDVMSEKIKLDFIADYVGGTFEETLNPLITTGNEYSHFNLGLQPSIQYQNKDLSVQLGAGLFYSMGKVNGESDSKFFVYPQVKASYKLVEGLLVAYAGAEGTLKQNSYADVVDENPFVSPTLVIAPTDQQYDIYVGLKGKLANTVAYNLRGSYMNEDNRLFFQSNAALFSNVPGPGANLDGYAYNNSFGLVYDRLRTISFFGELKADISDNVSFGMNGSYFSYDTDQAEAWNLPSIKVGANLDVDITEKWYAGTNIFFVGERKDIETIPDDVLIFPQSYSPQVVTLKSYFDLNAHVGYKYSERLTGFLRLNNIASQDYERWVNYPVQGFQFLVGASYKFNF comes from the coding sequence ATGAACATCAAACCACAATATAAAATAGCATTTATAATAGCGCTTGCAGGCCTTCAGGGTGCATTTGCGCAAAAGAAAGATGAAAATCTGGGCACAGAGGTTGTAAACGTGGTACAGACCTACACCCCAACCATAAGCGATGCCTTTAAGGTGAAAGAAACTCCTGTAATTGAAGACGAAGACAACTCCCAAAAAGAGGAAATACAATATAATATATTCTCTTTTCCGGTGGCTTCAACATTTACACCTGCTAAGGGTAAGGCAGCCGCAGTTGACAAAGCTGCCCGTGAAAAGCTATACAACAATTACGCAACGCTTGGTGTAGGCAACTACGGTACGGTAAATGCCGAACTTTTCATAACAGAAAACCTTAGCCGAACCGACTATGTAGGCGGTATGCTGCGCCACCTTTCATCACAAGGCGGAATTGATGCGGCTGTGCTTGATGACAAATATTACAATACTGCTATAGACCTTACCTACGGCAGCAGGCAATCGGCTTACAGTTGGAATGCTGACCTGGGCTACCAAAATAAAGTATACAACTGGTACGGCCTGCCTGAAGAATACATAGTAGGTGTTTCAGGTGAAGATATCAATGCAATAGACCCGCAACAAACATATCATTCATTATATGTTGGCGGAAAGATAGCCGCTGAAAAAAGTTTCTTTCATGATGCTTCAGCGCAGTACAAGCGTTTTTGGGATGCCTACGGCTCTGCTGAAAACCGGTTTTTTGTAAAGCCTTCGCTTGATATTGATGTCATGAGCGAAAAGATAAAGCTTGACTTCATAGCCGATTACGTGGGCGGAACTTTTGAGGAGACTTTAAACCCGCTGATTACAACAGGTAACGAATACAGCCATTTTAACCTTGGTTTACAGCCAAGCATACAGTATCAGAATAAAGATTTGTCGGTGCAGTTAGGGGCGGGGCTTTTCTATAGTATGGGTAAAGTAAATGGTGAAAGTGATAGTAAATTCTTTGTGTACCCGCAGGTAAAGGCATCGTATAAGCTTGTTGAAGGTTTGCTTGTAGCCTATGCCGGTGCAGAAGGCACGCTGAAGCAAAACTCGTATGCCGATGTAGTTGACGAAAACCCTTTTGTATCGCCAACGCTTGTCATAGCCCCTACAGACCAGCAGTATGATATATATGTCGGGCTAAAAGGTAAGCTTGCAAATACAGTAGCTTACAACCTTCGGGGGTCGTACATGAATGAAGACAACAGGTTGTTTTTCCAAAGCAATGCGGCATTATTTAGTAACGTGCCCGGCCCCGGTGCAAATCTTGACGGTTATGCTTACAACAATTCATTTGGCCTGGTGTATGACAGGCTTCGAACAATCAGTTTTTTCGGCGAGCTGAAGGCAGATATCAGTGATAATGTATCGTTTGGTATGAATGGTTCTTACTTCAGCTATGATACAGACCAGGCAGAAGCCTGGAACCTTCCATCAATAAAAGTTGGTGCCAACCTTGATGTAGACATTACTGAAAAGTGGTATGCCGGTACCAATATATTCTTTGTGGGTGAGAGAAAAGATATCGAAACAATACCTGATGATGTACTTATTTTCCCGCAATCTTACTCACCGCAGGTAGTAACTCTTAAAAGCTATTTTGACCTGAATGCACATGTTGGCTACAAGTACAGCGAGCGCCTTACAGGGTTCCTGAGGCTTAATAACATTGCCAGCCAGGATTATGAGCGTTGGGTAAACTATCCGGTACAGGGCTTCCAGTTTTTGGTAGGCGCATCATACAAGTTTAATTTTTAA
- a CDS encoding 2OG-Fe(II) oxygenase — MDRSDYASLIYSRLNAEKESLKQQFDASRGGIGYFYIDDILPEAEAFAIYNNFPKPEEMVLKKSLREDKYVAAQMDKYSPVLEEIIYAFQDERIVKLVGEICGIKNPLPDDNLYAGGISAMGKGQFLNPHLDNSHDKDRQLWRVLNLLYYVTPDWEEAYGGNLELWPKGMDNLQITIHSKFNRLAVMATHNNSLHSVSPVTFDGFRCCVSNYYFSEEPLLATDSFHVTSFRGRPENKLTDLVLRADAWLRMGIRKIFKKGIKENPHVYKKPKD, encoded by the coding sequence ATGGACAGGAGTGATTACGCATCATTAATATATAGCAGGCTCAATGCTGAAAAAGAAAGCCTGAAGCAGCAATTTGATGCAAGTAGAGGTGGTATCGGCTATTTTTATATTGATGATATATTGCCTGAAGCAGAAGCTTTCGCCATTTATAATAACTTCCCTAAGCCTGAGGAAATGGTGCTGAAGAAAAGCCTTCGTGAAGACAAATACGTAGCCGCCCAGATGGATAAATACAGCCCTGTGCTTGAGGAGATAATATATGCTTTTCAGGATGAGCGTATAGTAAAACTTGTTGGCGAGATATGCGGCATTAAAAACCCGCTGCCTGATGATAATCTTTATGCAGGTGGTATTTCGGCAATGGGGAAGGGACAGTTCCTGAACCCGCACCTTGATAATTCACATGATAAAGACAGGCAGCTTTGGCGCGTGCTTAATCTTTTATATTATGTAACGCCCGATTGGGAAGAGGCTTACGGCGGTAATCTGGAACTTTGGCCTAAAGGGATGGACAACCTCCAGATTACGATACACAGTAAATTCAACAGGCTGGCAGTTATGGCAACGCATAATAATTCGCTGCATTCCGTATCTCCCGTAACTTTTGATGGCTTCAGGTGCTGTGTGTCTAACTATTATTTTTCTGAAGAGCCGCTCCTGGCTACAGATTCATTCCATGTAACATCTTTTCGCGGCAGGCCTGAAAATAAATTGACCGACTTGGTGCTGCGTGCCGATGCATGGCTGCGTATGGGCATCAGGAAAATATTTAAGAAAGGCATTAAAGAAAACCCACATGTATACAAGAAGCCGAAAGATTAA
- a CDS encoding FdtA/QdtA family cupin domain-containing protein: MIPFAFKRVYYLYDVPSGARRGGHAHKEQQEFLIALSGSFEVIVDDGVNKDTVTLNRPDKGLLIPTGTWRELENFSSGSICLVFNSDIFSENDYIRNYDDFLLSKGLRPKI, translated from the coding sequence GTGATACCTTTTGCCTTCAAAAGGGTGTACTATTTGTATGATGTGCCAAGTGGGGCCAGGCGCGGCGGTCATGCACATAAAGAGCAGCAGGAATTTCTTATTGCGCTAAGCGGCAGTTTTGAGGTAATTGTTGATGATGGCGTAAATAAAGACACTGTAACGCTTAACCGCCCCGATAAAGGTCTGCTGATACCTACAGGTACATGGCGCGAACTTGAAAATTTTTCATCAGGCTCTATCTGCCTGGTGTTTAATTCCGATATTTTTAGTGAAAATGATTATATACGGAATTATGATGATTTCCTTCTTTCTAAAGGTTTGAGGCCTAAAATTTAA
- the asnB gene encoding asparagine synthase B, with translation MCGILAIIGKGKDEKLVQQLSKRMSHRGPDESDIYVTEKGHILSHERLSIIDLHTGRQPIQGTSSAWMVHNGEIYNHQELRDTILKHHTFRTTSDSEVIVHLYEEYGYDFCNLLDGMFAFVVINGDDFIAGRDPLGIKPMYYGLDERGRIYFASEMKAIADQCKTFSTFPPGHYYTPQTGFVKYYRPQWEDASKAVDDVDYSAIRETLTEAVKKRLMSDVPVGVLLSGGLDSSLTSSIAAREMKKLGKPLHSFSIGLDASAPDAVAARKVAEFLGTEHHEIHFTIEQGIAILDKLIWHLETYDVTSVRASTPMYFLSQAITDLGVKVVLSGEGADEIFGGYLYFRNAPSAADFQKETIERVQKLFTADLLRADKSTMAHGLEARVPFLDKKFLELAIKIKPEEKQPKTYDGVEKYILRKAFDTPDEPYLPAEVLWRQKEQFSDGVGYSWIDTLIEYCSAQVTDEEMERAEERFPYNTPATKEAYYYRSVFHKYFPQVSAAQTVRKWIPKWQENTDPSGRANAAHINADTLIAQAKTEA, from the coding sequence ATGTGCGGAATTTTAGCGATTATAGGCAAAGGAAAAGATGAGAAGCTGGTACAGCAGCTTTCAAAAAGGATGTCGCACCGCGGGCCGGATGAAAGTGATATTTATGTTACAGAAAAAGGGCATATACTCAGTCATGAGCGTTTGTCTATTATAGATCTCCACACAGGGCGCCAGCCTATCCAGGGTACTTCATCTGCATGGATGGTACATAATGGCGAAATCTACAATCACCAGGAACTTCGCGACACAATATTGAAACATCACACGTTCAGGACTACTTCAGATTCTGAGGTGATTGTGCATCTGTATGAAGAGTACGGGTATGATTTCTGCAACCTGCTTGACGGTATGTTTGCCTTTGTGGTTATCAATGGCGATGATTTTATAGCAGGGCGTGATCCGTTAGGAATAAAGCCAATGTACTATGGCCTTGACGAACGCGGCAGGATATACTTTGCCAGTGAAATGAAGGCGATAGCCGACCAGTGCAAGACATTTTCTACCTTCCCGCCGGGTCATTATTATACGCCACAAACCGGCTTTGTAAAATATTACAGGCCGCAGTGGGAAGATGCATCAAAGGCTGTGGATGATGTTGATTACTCAGCTATCCGCGAAACATTAACCGAAGCAGTAAAGAAAAGGCTGATGAGTGATGTGCCGGTTGGGGTATTATTATCAGGCGGGCTTGACTCATCCCTTACATCATCAATCGCGGCAAGAGAGATGAAAAAGCTAGGTAAGCCGCTGCATTCATTCTCGATTGGGCTTGATGCATCGGCCCCGGATGCTGTTGCAGCGCGCAAGGTTGCTGAGTTTTTAGGCACAGAACACCATGAAATACATTTTACGATAGAGCAGGGTATAGCAATCCTTGACAAGCTTATCTGGCACCTTGAAACGTATGATGTAACCTCAGTAAGGGCCAGTACACCAATGTATTTCCTTTCTCAGGCAATTACTGATTTAGGAGTAAAAGTGGTGCTGTCAGGTGAAGGCGCTGACGAAATATTTGGTGGATACCTGTACTTCCGTAATGCACCATCAGCAGCTGATTTCCAGAAAGAAACGATAGAAAGGGTTCAGAAACTTTTCACTGCCGACCTGCTTCGTGCAGATAAAAGCACTATGGCACATGGCCTGGAGGCAAGAGTGCCTTTCCTTGATAAGAAATTCCTGGAGCTTGCAATAAAAATAAAGCCTGAAGAAAAGCAGCCAAAAACGTATGACGGTGTGGAGAAGTACATCCTTCGTAAAGCCTTTGATACACCTGATGAGCCTTATCTGCCCGCAGAAGTACTTTGGAGGCAGAAGGAGCAATTTAGTGATGGTGTGGGCTACAGTTGGATTGATACGCTGATTGAATACTGCTCGGCACAGGTTACCGATGAAGAGATGGAAAGGGCAGAAGAACGCTTCCCGTACAATACGCCTGCTACAAAAGAGGCATATTATTACAGATCAGTTTTCCATAAATATTTCCCGCAGGTGAGCGCAGCACAAACCGTTAGGAAATGGATACCGAAATGGCAGGAAAACACCGACCCGAGCGGCAGGGCCAATGCCGCACACATAAATGCAGATACCCTTATAGCCCAGGCCAAAACCGAAGCTTAA
- a CDS encoding GreA/GreB family elongation factor — protein sequence MTLKQKVHAYYLQQVNDRIDAFRDMISALTEDASNDAKGSAGDKHETALSMMHIEQERLNSKLSEFLEQKSVLDKIDPNASHPVIALGSLVKANAMHLFVSAALPKIIIDGVQVIALSPQSPLGQSIIGKKIADNFKIGTANYIIEEIS from the coding sequence ATGACACTGAAACAAAAAGTCCACGCTTACTACCTGCAGCAGGTAAATGACAGGATCGATGCTTTTCGCGATATGATTTCAGCCCTTACTGAAGATGCCTCTAATGATGCTAAAGGCTCTGCAGGAGACAAGCATGAAACAGCCCTGAGCATGATGCATATTGAGCAGGAACGCCTGAACAGTAAACTGTCTGAATTTTTGGAACAGAAGTCGGTTTTAGATAAAATAGACCCTAACGCATCGCATCCTGTCATTGCATTGGGCAGCCTGGTTAAAGCTAATGCGATGCACCTGTTTGTAAGCGCAGCACTGCCTAAAATTATTATTGATGGTGTGCAGGTCATAGCGTTGTCTCCGCAATCGCCTTTGGGTCAAAGCATTATAGGTAAAAAGATTGCGGATAATTTTAAAATAGGTACTGCTAATTACATTATTGAAGAAATTTCCTAG
- a CDS encoding cell division ATP-binding protein FtsE, whose product MSQAVLSLNNVTIYQDHNPVLKDINLDVNHGEFLYIIGKTGSGKSSFMKTLYADLKLTEGEGHFVEYDLKKLRERDIPYLRRKIGIVFQDFKLLPDRSVNDNLTFVLKATGWTDKVEMQNKIDEVLTKVGMKNSATKMPHQLSGGEQQRIAVARALLNDPEVILADEPTGNLDPQTSVEVMQLLREINQNGKTIIMATHDYALLMKFPSKTLKCDDGTMFEVVQRTV is encoded by the coding sequence ATGTCGCAAGCTGTGCTGTCGCTTAACAACGTTACCATATACCAGGATCATAATCCTGTTCTTAAGGATATAAATCTTGATGTAAATCATGGAGAGTTCCTGTACATCATCGGGAAAACGGGTAGCGGAAAAAGCAGCTTCATGAAGACATTGTATGCTGACCTTAAGCTAACTGAAGGTGAAGGGCACTTTGTGGAATATGACCTGAAAAAACTACGCGAGCGCGACATACCTTATCTTCGCAGAAAGATTGGCATTGTTTTTCAAGACTTTAAGTTATTGCCGGACAGGAGTGTGAACGACAACCTGACTTTTGTATTAAAAGCAACCGGCTGGACGGATAAAGTTGAAATGCAAAATAAAATTGATGAAGTGCTTACAAAAGTTGGCATGAAAAACTCGGCGACCAAGATGCCGCACCAGCTGTCTGGCGGTGAACAGCAGCGTATAGCTGTAGCTCGTGCACTGCTTAACGACCCTGAAGTAATTCTAGCCGATGAGCCAACGGGCAACCTTGACCCGCAAACCAGCGTAGAGGTGATGCAGCTGCTTCGCGAAATCAATCAAAACGGTAAGACAATCATTATGGCCACACATGATTACGCCTTGCTTATGAAGTTCCCGAGCAAGACACTGAAGTGTGATGACGGGACAATGTTTGAAGTTGTACAGCGCACTGTTTAA